TCATGTGCTTCTCTACTCCTCTGTGTCTTGGGTCGACCAGGCATTTTAATGTACCTTGGAGCTCTCAGCTTTGGTCTGTCAGAGGTTGGCCAGCTCTCCTGACCTTCAACTGGCTCCAAGCAATAGCTGTATGTCTTGTTGAAATTGTCAACTGAGTAGCACTCTGCAATATAGTAATCCAAAGAATTTGTCTTGTAATAGATGCTTGATATTGCATGGCAACAAGGCATCCCAGACAGTTGCCAGTATCTACAAGAGCATGTCATTGCCTGAAGATCAACTGTGAACCTATGATCCCAATGTTTGACTTCAAATTTGTCAGCTCCATTACTAATTGCATGGTAATAACCTGAGATTTTTATGAAGGCATTCAACTTTTTCAAGATGTTTGGACATATTAACCCCATCATTCTTTCTGATTTTGACTTCTGCTCTTGGATCCTGACCATGACCTTTGTTCTAATGGCCTCTAACATAGTGATGGTAGGAAAGAACCTGGCCTCCACTATCCATTTGTTGAATGATTCACAAAGGTTATTATCAACTGAGTCACAGTTGCTTCCTAATTTGAACCAAGCCCTACTCCAATGTTGTGGATGAGTGTTCAAGATGGCTTGAGCACCTGCTCTGGTCTCATTTGTCAGCCTGGCTCTAGCAAGATTGAATAACATTGGGCATGGAGCCTTAGCACAAGCCCAGAACATCTTCTGCCATTCTTTTTTGAAGAACTCCTTCTTCCAATTTGCATAAATATGTCTTGCACAGTTTCTATGTTCAGCTTCTGGTGCCCACTTCTGCACTGCATTTAAAATCCCCTTCTGCTGGTCAGAAATAAACACCCAATCCTTTCCATCACCAACTTGAATGTCCCTACTGAGCAAGTCACAGAACCAGTCCCAGTTGTTGTTGTTCTCTTTATCTACCACAGCTCATGCAATGGGATACATCTGATTGTTAGCATCTCTTCCAACTGCTTGTAGGAGTTCTCCATTTGTTGCCCCTTTGAAAAAACATCCATCCAACCCAACCACCTTCCTGTACCCAGCCATGAAACCCTTCTTGTAAGCATCAAAACATATGTACATCCTCCAAAATGTTGGAGGTTCAACATCAGGCAGCCTGTTTATCACCACTGTACTTCCAGGATTACTCCTCAGAAGCTCTAGCTGATAGTCATAGAGGACCTCATATTGGCCCCTAGTGGCATCATATGCCTTCTGCATCACTATAGCCTTGGCTCTTTTCAACTTGGAGATTGAAACATCAGCAAACATCTCTTCTAACACTGTATTCTTCATTTGGCCAAAATTCCAACTAGGATTGGCCATTATAAACTTCTCATACTTGGCTGCTATCCTCTTGGCAGTGACATGCTTGTTGTCTCTCCTGGGAGGGCAACTATGTTCATCTTTGAATGTTGCTATTTGCCAGCTATTTGTCCTAGAATTCTTGAAGCACAAACAGACCCATGGACACTGTCCCCAATCGCATTTAGCTCTAACTCTTGTGGGTTCATCCTTTATGAATCTCACAACTCTTCTTTCATGCAAGCAATATCTGATGACTGCTTCCTTGAATTCTTTCTTGTGGCTGAACTTCATCCCCAATTCAAATTTGGGGACTTCATCACTACACTTGAACCTCTTATAATGGTCTTTCTTCTGCCTTACTTCACCATCACTGCCAATCTCTTCAAATGAATCCTCAGCATCTGAGTCAGCATTTGCAGAATCAAACCCTTCActgtcaacctcttcttcaacttTATTAGGTACATTACTGCCTAGTACCACATCATCAAGTGAAGCCATTTCACCATTCCtgaacttcttcttgaaaaCTTTGAACTTTCTCATAATATCAGtagcttcatcatcttcttcagagGAACAAGAGTCCCCTGGGATATAATCACTATCCTCTGAGTCTTCTGCCGCATCATCTCTCATGCAGTCCCCATGCTCAGCCACCATGACTTCCTTTTCCTTCTTACTTGGACTATTGTAAAAAGCTTGCAACTGCCTTATTTCCTTCTCAACCTCAGCCCTCGTCTTACATATGACAACCAGCTCTTCAGCCCGAACTGCTTGCATATCAACTAGCTCATCCTCAAAGTCACTTACATTTCTCTCTGCatcaaattcatcaacacaATCTTTTTGTACTCTGCCATCCTCCAAATAAATGTCAGCTACCCCTCCGTCAGTGATGCACTGTGACATATACAAACATGCATTATCATCAAACAACACTCGCAGACCATCCTCCAGACCCTTCCCAGGAAACAGCCAATGCAGTAATGCTCCTTCAGAAACATTACAGTGGTCGCGAAGGTTGCCTACTATCTCTGGTAGAGATATCTTGTCTCTGTCAATGTAGAACATTGCTTCCGTGCCCCAACATCGTATTTCTGCTTTTCATTGCAGACAAATTTCCATCCAAAATGGAACCTCACTGCCAATGTATCTAGAATATCCATGCTTCACAGGAGATCTCCCTTCAAACCAGCAAAAAACAACAAATTCATCTAATTAATCCAGTTTAATACTACCAAGTCTGTGTCCTACATTTCTGGATGTACATCTACAACAAACTCCCTCGGATCTACCAATTCGATAGCGAAATCCAAGCCTCGAAATATTAATCAAAGCCTGCGACAAGGATTGCAAGCAAAACTCACCTTTTAATCCACCGCTAGCGTCGCCCTCCACTCATCCGGCGCCTCGCCTCCACGCGACCACGCCTCGCCTCCACTACTGCCGGACTCCAACCCGTCAACGCCAGTAGCGGCGGCGCAAgcaaaggctagggtttgggtcaAACAATGGCGCCGCAAGAACAGAGGAGGGAAGAATGGAGGCGGCGAGGAGAGGCCGGCGATGGGGGAACGTTTATTCCCCACCCGGCTGAcgagtgccccccccccccccccacgtgaGACAGCCAACGTGTACCCGATGTGGCGCCACGTCGGCCAAAACCGGGTCCAAAACGTCCCGAGGAGGCCGCGTGCCCGGTTTCACAAGACAAGGGAGTGCGCTCGGCCGGTTTCATATTGTTCGGAGAGGAAAAGCGGACTCGGCCAATAGTTCAGGGGGTTAAAAggacttttttcaaaaaaaaaaacagttggAGACGACAGCCCAGATCATGTCGCAGCTCGCAACAGACCGGCCCGACCCAAACTTCTCTTATCCTGCATTCGTTCCGACGCACCGCATCCATCCTGCTCGCCTCccatggcggccgccgccgcgggggccaCGCCGGCGACTGCGAGGAAGACCCTCTTCACCACTACCGCCACCCTCTTTTCGTCCTCACTCACACGCGGCAGCCGCGGGCGCCGCAGCCTCTCCTgctcggccgcggccgccgccgccccgcggctCGTTCCGCAGCCGCCGGACCTGGTCCGGTGGGTGCAGCGCGAGGGCGGGTTCGTCCACCCTTCCCTCCGCGTCACCGACCACCCGGAACACGGACTCGGGgtctctgccgccgcggccgacggCGACATCCCCCCCGGGGACGTCCTCATCACGCTTCCGGGCCGCCTCCCACTACGACTGCGCCGCCCCACCAGCGCTGCGGACGACTTGCTCGTGCAGCTAGCCCAACAAGTACCGGGTAATGGCCTCTATGGTTCGGTTACTTGTGAGATATTGTATGCTTGCAAATGTGAGCCTGTGAATGCTCAAACGGTAGGTACATTAGTGGCCGTACTGCTTTGAGCCTCAATATTGATTATTAAGTGACTGAAAAGAGACCTCAGTTTTAATTTATGGAGATCACGATTGGCTTTCTCACTTAGTCACTTGGGAGCATCGACCAGCGAATGCCATTCTCTCTGGTTTCTGTATAGTAGGATTGTGTTATACTTTTATAGTCCCTTCAGAAGGTCAAACTGGAGTATGTTCTAGAGTTTGTTCTGAATTGTTGGTGTTCTGCATTGGGAGGTACCAGATGTCAAATCACCAACTGAAAGCTTGTGTGTACGCCGTTGCTGTGCGGGACTGGCAATGGCGGAGCTAGAACACAAGTAAAGAGGGGGAGCCATTAGAAATAATCTGTTGTTTAATATGCtcgttttttaatttttaagcACCAATTAATGGCTGGCTAATGGCCTTTGCAATTATGCCAGCACagaggggtgggggggggggaggtacCTTTGTCCTGGGGCTGGAGAGATTATGTCAAAAAAATGATTGAATTGAGATCAAAGCTGTTGAGACTAAAGGCTCCTATttagtactccctccttccctgtttataaggcatacacgtatatcaagattcaaaccttgtcatctttgaccaataatttgactattaaatttttatttttataatgcaaatttcatatgattggattcataatcaaatatattttacaatgattataagtttataatcaaaagtgatataatatatgataaataaatggtcaaagtgttgtttagaagaccgtgtcatgttccaccatgccttataaacggggaaggagggagtatatatgaGTATTGTGTAGTATTATGTAAATATGCAGTATATACTCTTTCAACTGAATCAGCATATAGGAATTTAATTTTAGTGTTTAGATTGCTTTAATATGGAATTACAGGCATTTCTTGGTTTATAGCTCttcatttttttatcttttcctGAGATGTTATATTGATTTGAACAGGCTTGTATCCATGTTTTCCTGTAATTGGATCGTTCGATAACCTTACCTGTGTAACTTTGTTAGTACAACCACTCTGTTAGTTATAAGGGGGTTTCTATCTTGTAAAGTGAACAAGGATTAAATTTAACCATGTGAATATTTGCAGATGAACTATGGGCTATGAAGCTGGGCTTGAGGTTGCTTCAAGAGAGGGCCAAACCTGATTCATTTTGGTGGCCATATATTGCCAATTTCCCAGAAACATTTACTGTTCCAATCTTCTTTCCTGGGGATGACATTAAAAACTTGCAGTATGCCCCTCTCCTCCACCAGGTTGTTAAAAAGATATGGTCATATCTAGTGGAGGCTTATCACTTCCCCCTTTCTTTTCTGACTGTTTCTATTCCAGGTCAATAAAAGATGTCGTTTTCTTCTTGAGTTCGAGAAAGAGGTGCGACAGAAGCTTGATACCGTGCCCTTGGGTGACCATCCTTTTTATGGACAAGATGTATATTCATCTTCCCTTGGATGGGCTATGTCGGCTGCATCTTCTCGTGCATTTCGTTTGCATGGGGAAATCCCAATGCTGCTGCCTCTGATTGATATGTGTAACCATAGTTTCAACCCAAATGCTAGGATTGTCCAGGAAGGAAGTGTAAACAGCTCAGACATGTCAGTTAAGGCAAGTATCCTGAGATGTTCTTCCACTTCTGAattttacatatatatatactcctGAAAATTTTGTTCGAATCCAGCTATCATTTTTGCCCCTCCACATATCCACTTCGCAAACCTTGACAATATTACTTTATATTTTATCACTATCGGAACATGTTTTGTTCACCAATTTCTGCGTTGATCTCTACTCATTATCTGATACACTCACTACTAACATCTCTGTGGCATTTGTAACTTTCATGTGTCTGCAAAAATTAATGAGAAATATTTCCACTCCTGGACCTGTATATGTGCTTAATGCTTGTTGATTACTGGTTTGCACAGATTTGGCACGCTGAAGTGCACTTAATCAACTGATTTTCTGGTTACATGTCATTTAGAGTCTTTAATTTCCTTTCTTATGGAAGAAGCAAAATAATCCACTACTTATCATTATGTTACGTTATACTTCTATGCACAGGTTGTTGCCGAGACCAAGATTGAGCAAAATGCTGCAATAACACTGAATTATGGTTGCCACCCCAATGATTTCTTTCTTCTTGATTATGGATTTGTGATAACACCAAACCCGTATGATCAAGTGGAACTGAGCTATGATGGAACACTTCTTGATGCTGCTAGCATGGCAGCAGGGGTCTCTTCTCCCAccttttcagcaccagccaagTGGCAAGAAGAAATCTTGTCACAGCTAAGCCTTCATGGAGAGGGCGCCATTTTGAAGGTTTTCCCACATTCTTAACCTGTTTTTATATGTTGTGATACATTGTTGAGTCCACATATACATATTATCAAATGCAGTATTGATGTATTAACCTGTTAAGCTTAAGTTTAATTGATCTGATGCTTTTACCGCCAATACACGGGTTTCCTTTCAGGTAAGCTTAGGAGGCCCAGACATAGTTGATGGACGCTTGTTAGCTGCTCTACGGGTGCTTCTTACAGCTGATCCAGAGGCTGTGCACAAGCATGACCTGAAAACTTTGATGTCCCTTGACGCACAAGCTCCTTTAGGCCCAACTGTTGAAGCCTCAGCACTTCGAACAGTTCTAGCACTCTGTGCGATTGCTCTCCAACACTTCCACACAAAGATAATGGAAGACGAAGCCATTCTAAAATGGGAACTGCCTCATACCACTGAACTGGCCGTCCAGTTTAGATTGCAGAAGAAGTTTCTGATTGTTGACGTGATGCAAAATATCACCCGGAGAATCAAGATGTCGCCACAGAAATCCACCACGTAGTTCTTTGCTTTCTTCTTCAGATAATCTAATACCGTTCTGAACTGGTTACTGCAGATAATACAAGCCCCAATTTCTTTGAAAGAAACAAGCCCCAATTTCAATTCTGTACCATATCTGCATTGAAAAATTCGTCGAGCTTTCTTTTATGTACTGAAGTACTTGTTGTGGATAATGATGAATCCCCAATTTTGACTCTGCCGTCTCCATGGTTTGCTACTTCCAGTGCCTTACATCTGCTCGGTTCAAACAGTGTGTCTCTGTGTAACAGCGTTTAGTAACAGCTTGGGTAGTCTTTAAGCACATTCGAAACAAAATGTTGTTGCGCTAAGTTGCCACTTATCTCTACCTAAACACTTTGACTAATTAGGGGGAATTTAGCAGAACAATGCTGAATTTCCTTTTGTTCTGATTAACTGGTTCTTCACAGAAAGAAATGTTTCCACAAGACAGACCAGAGAAAACTATAGGGAATCTTTCCAAGAAAACCTGTAATAATCGCCTtgcaaaaagaaatattttcataCCTTTCTCCCGAAAAAAGCTGCAGCGACGAGAGAAATTCATATATGATTCCTAAATCgacaaaaaggtaaaaaaaattgtatttaCATGATCCATCCAAACAGGAACATCATCATGACCCTAAAAACAACAGAAAATTTTCCAACTCAACGACCACGAACTCTGACCACGCCAAGCAGACGACGATCATCATCAAACGAAAATCCTAATGGCGATCGACCCAATCGATCGGCCGATCCTAGCACCTGACGACGATGGAACGTGCGGCCGGGTGGAGACGACGATGGGCCGCCGCCTTCTCTCCCCTTGGCGGGCACCGGTGTGCCCGGCGAGATCAGGAGTCGCCGCCGATGGAGATGGCGcccgggcgcgcggcgcggccgagcGGGGAGCGCGAGCGCTGCCTGCCGAGGTCCcggcggaggacgaggcgcATCTCGGCGACGTGGTGCTGGTACGTCTCGTGCACCTTGaccctctcgtcctcctcctgcTTGATCCGCCGCACCTGGCTGTGcaccacccgcgccgccgccgccgcctgctgctgctgctgcccttccTGCGCCTtgtccatcatcatcatcctctctCGCAGCGCCCGCCGGTCGCAGCTAGCCTTAATTCCCGATAGGATTGGATTAGGATCAGGATTGCCTCTTATCCAGACGAGAGGAGTAGTGACAGGGAGATCTCCACCATTCGAATGGGGACGGTGCATGGGCGAGCGACGAGACTGGAGGCCCGGCCGCGTGCCGTATAAATAGGGGCCGGGGGCCACGCGGAGCGCCGAGGACCGGCCGGCCGGTTCCTCCGAGCGGAGCCCGGGAGCAGCGCACACGTGGCCCCCCTCCCCGGACCCCGGCCGTTTACCGGATCCGCGCCCGGGGCCTCGCCGTGTCGTCGTCTCGCGTTTGGCGCGGCGAGGGAAACGTTTGCCATGCGCGCGGATTGGACGGGTGGGTCGGGGGGGATGTGTGAGGTGAggtgaagccggatcggtggaGGAGCGCAGAGAAAATGGCGTGACGACGCGAGTCAGCCGGCGTGGGGCCCGAGGGAAACGTGTGGGGAATAATCCCGGACAGGGACGAGCGAGAGAGCGTACGGCCGCGCCGGGATCGGGATCGGGATCATCGGCCGACTCGGGCGTCGGCGGTGTGGTGGTGGAGCGCACGACCACGACGAACGTACGGGGCAAAGGCGAGCCGGTTGTTGCGAAGCGGAACGTGTTGAACGAGTTGCTGCGTGGCGCTCTCGTTATTTTGGCGCGGCGCGGGGAAACAACGGAGGGGAAGTTTGTTGAagagaatattttttttaatagtTCCGCGCATgttggtgattttttttttgtgtgtgtggcCTTGTGCAAAGCAATCTCAGGTAGTCGGTCGATGCCTCTCCCTCGTCGCCACACGTACAAAGCAAGTCATTGTTTTTactttttatatatagatgcGTATACAAAAATCGGTACTGAAATATAGACGccgaaagaaaaggaaaaaggaaaaaccgAAGACCTTTTCCCCACGACGACGCTAGGGTCTGCAGAGCCCAAGATTATAATCCCTGGGCCGGGCCTGCTCCAATCTATTTCGACGGGCTTTTCACAGGCCGGCAAGTGCAGATGCAGCCCGCACACAGATCCCCGCGGGACGAACACGCTCGACTCGACCCATCATCCATCGTTCGTCCACCGGCTCTCCTCTCTCGCGCCCTCCCCAGGAGTCGAGTCGTCCGCATCCCTCGCGTGTCGTCGTCTCCAACTCCAAGCCAGCAGAATCATCATCATCGGTCGCCTCCATCCACACCACGCCTTTATCCGCGCCGCAAAGTCCACCACCCTTCATCTGTTTATCGGCAAGCGCTCCTCCCGAGCCGCTACCAGCAGGCCACCACCATGCATGCACACCACAGGCACAGGACAGGCCGCCGCCACTCTTCCCTCCCCATGAACGAATCCGCCTCCGATTTCGCCTCGAACGAGTTGAAAATAAGGCGCGGGCCGTCGAAGAATCAACAGGACGGATCAGGAACAGTTCCGTTCCAACGGCGCCGCTGCGCTGGTAGCGACTGCAGGATTTGTCCTCTCTCCGGTGTTGGCCGCTTCCTGCTTGTCCCGAGGCTAACAGAgccttttgattttttttccggcGAAGATTCGATGATTCGATCTGCGGCCGGgcagtagctagctagctaccggTAGTTACTCGCTCACGGCTCCTTGCGGGTGGCCCGCCGCGTCGCGTCGCGTGGCGCGTGGAGGTGACATGGACTCCACGGGGGCCGTCACATGCGGCGAGCTGGGGAGGGAAGAGATCGTGGGGGTAGACGGCCCTGGAGCCCGGTGCGGCCACGTGAGCTCGCCGGGAGCCACGGGATCGTCTGGTggccggcgtcgagctccgACACGCGTAGAGATAGCCAGCGGCGGACGAGCGTGTTCATCCATTAGCCCTCGATCACGGCCCTGCGACTTGAAGGCGATCGCTTTTTAGAGCCTTTAATTCAGAGCTGGTCGCTGCTCGTATCAGGCACGGCTCGCCGtcattttcttccttttttattCTCGTTGGCAATGACGTCTCAGAAAATAATTGttgttctttcaaaaaaaaaaactgctgaGGAGCAGTAATCGACTGCACCCAAAAGAGCATCATGTCGATCGGTGCCCATCCATCCTTCTCGATCGAGCTATTGGGCGACGACAGCGATCTCGATCGAGTGACGGGTCCTGCTCGATCGCTGCAACTCGATCGATTTTCCAGCTGGTTTTACAGCCAGATGTGTGGCTGGTTGCTGCTGAGGAGGAGATGGGCTCAGCCGCATCAGCGCGTCACTGTCCTCCCTCCGTTTCAGACACTCTCTGGTGGTGACAGCGACTCGTCCCATATCCGATATCCCGTTTCTTCCCCCAATCACGATGATCATCTACATCTAGGATGCTCCGATCCGCAGCTGTCTTGTGTTGGCCTACCGGGCCCTCACGCTTAGGCAAACTAGAAATTTGGGAGTTTGTCAAACGATGCATGTGACTCACGATATTGTCTGCAGTCACACAATTCAAATGCATCGCTGTGGCCAGTTCCTGCCTTCCTGGTGAACACGGCGAAAAGGTCTCTAGCTTACTTGGTTAGATAGCTCTGCTGGCACTCTTCGGGTCCTGGATTCGACTTTTAGTGTGAGCGAATTTCAAACTGAGCTTAAAAAATCCCCTTCGCTAGCTAGAAAAGTTAAAGGTTCGGAGGGCTTTCTACGTCGATTCCTCTTAATAAAATGCGGCGTGCGCGTCATAAACCCCCTCTGGTTGAATTTTTTTGGTGAACACTGAAGACTAACCTCTCCTTCTAGATACTTGGCTCTTTTAGTCAGGATATGCATTATGCTAGTTCAGAGTTAGCATTACTGAATGGTTATTTCAAAGCTAAAGTGCCGCCGGGACTGGAGAGAACCGACCGGCTAGTCCAAAAATGCGGCAGAAAGTAAACAGAACTCCGCTTAGATAAATCTGAGAGATTCTTCACTGTATCACCACAAGCTGAAACACACCTACCACTGTATTTTTGCCAGTGAGACATTCAGAGGTGCATCTAAAATGCGTATCTTTTTCAGATCGGTGTGAATAATCAGAACGGTTTCttataaaaaaaacagaacGGTCAAGATCTGCACAGTTCCATCTGTAGACCGAACTCCATGTCTGCATATACTATATTGTGGCAGGGCAGCTCAATGTGCTTCTGATGAGGGCCATGCACTGGTGAAGGAACAAGCCATCACCTTCCGACTAACTCGCATCGCATGCGTCGTTAAACTATCAGTCTATCAGATCAGATTGTGATATCTGACTATCTGGGAGCTAGTCTGGGGACTCATCAGAAGACAATCGACCATAACGCATGTTACTCGCTGAATGATACAACTGCACATGTCCATGTCGACGCGAtcaccaaaaagaaaaaaaaatgccaaCATAACGAGAATATACTAGCCCCATCGATCGATCGCCTGCGTCATATCACGTTGACCTGGACTCCAAGTTGCACATATTATCGCGGAGGCCATGACTCATCGTAAGCTTATTAGCCTCGCAGTTTCATGGAAAATCACCAGCTATATACCATGCCAAGTTCTTGAAATAGTTTCTGCTCCATGAAGAACAGTGTACACCAAGTTACGCGAGTCCGTCAATCCGGATTCCTAACCCACGTGCACTGCGAAGAACATTACACGGGGCAGTAGGAGTTGCTACGTGATCATTCAGAAATTTCAGACAATCATCACGTATACTAATGTTAGTTTGCAAAGATTTCCTTATTTTATAAACTGATGGATGTTGACAGGGCTCGACCATAGCATATGCCAGGAACATGAAGGTATGAGGAGCAGTTAAGGTTCCCTCGGGCGTCTGTTGTTGATGTTTAAGAATTCAGGAGTAGTCAGTCGATGGAGGGTGTGGGCGTCTGACCGAATCTCACTTATTATGCAGGGCTACTGTTGATGCGTTCATCATTAGGGATCGTTAGTTCGCGCGAATCCGTCGCAAATCATGGACGATTAGCTTAAAACAATTAATTCGCGCATACCGCATAGGCATTTTGGGTGGTTATACTTATACCTCCCTAACGACCTGCGCGCTGAGATTCCCAAGAAATTTAGAATAAGgcttcattttttttacaaaactcTTACTTCAGACTAATCAAGATTCTccaaagaaaaaatatatgtttTCAATGGCGAGTAGTAATACTCCCTCTTTTTTTCGAGAAATGTACAGACACAGACGCTCACAaacacacacgcacactcatccctatgaatacacgcacGCAATCCTTCCTCTATGAGCACTTCCgaaagactgagccggcaaatccatTAGTTCTCTTTCGATAGTTCTATTTCATTTAGTACAATGGCCAAGAAGAACTTTGCTTATCATCTCATTAATTACGACTCCTCGATTTTATCTGTAATCTAAAAAATTGCGACTCCTCGATTTCGATATTATCTATACATAAACCAATATTTTTTCTAGAAAAGTTACTCTGCATTGGAATAGAACAATCATCTCTACTATTACTAAAAGATGTCAACTCAAATAGGACTATCAAAGAGAATAATTCAAGTTTGGAAATAGAACTGTCAAAAGAGAACGAAGGGAGAGTATTTTGACAACGAAGTAGAGTACTagtctactccctccattcagagTATTTTGCATTAGTAGTATTTAATTTGGCAAGGGGTCGGACCAATCATTGAAACGGCCCGAGCCAAGCCAGCCAGACTGATTCTAATTGGCACTGTTGCCGTAGTCTGGAACTGGCAAACTGATCCAATCATAAAGCAAACCCGAGCATACCAACCACTACTACCAGTCACGCAGCTGCTGTTAGAAATGTTCGTGCATGGTCTTCGTCGTTCAAACATCAATGATGAACAGCCCAGAGCCACTAGTTCATTCCGTTGGTCATCAGGACTGGGCACGCATGCGTCGAGAACAATCATCGCGGGGGACTAACTAAGACTAACCGTCGTCGAGAGAGAAACTTTCACGGCAATGGAAGGTTCGGTGCGAAAGCGAACGAACAGAAGATAATACAGTGAGAGAAAAGGCAGCTGAAAGCCTGAAACCAAACCAACAACCCTACCCTGCCTATCGCACCATGGATCGAGCTCGAGATAAAGAACACCGAGCGTGCGTGCTACTGTACGTGCGAGGCAATTGCAAGCAGGACTTTCAGTTTCAGACTCTCCGTTGGTGGCTCGATGCATGTCTGAACACTGGCCAGGAACTGGATCGTCAGCGTCTCAACAAATGTAGTTATATCTGCAGGACTGCAAATCAGTATGGATGTCGAGATCTGAACTCACCGAGATAGGAGTATTCCGATAAGATAAAACAACAGTCACTGGTCGTGTGCGTGCATGTATACATGTCGTCGCGTTTACACGCCCGGCGCGGACGTGCCAACGACCACCGTGGGGACGGGACAGCAGGCAGGGCCGCCTTTCTCTGTCCTCGTCAGTCGACGTCTACTCGACCGTATCGTCGCATCACCCCCCAACCACTCCTAGCACGCAAATAGCTAGCAGCTAGCTGCACCAAGTGATATCCTAACACGAAAATACAGTGCAAGCTCTCGATCATGGCGTGATGAGATCTCATCTGGTTGATCATGAGAgaggaaagagaagaagaaacaaGCGCACGGGCGAGGCATGGCC
This window of the Panicum virgatum strain AP13 chromosome 1K, P.virgatum_v5, whole genome shotgun sequence genome carries:
- the LOC120640944 gene encoding actin-histidine N-methyltransferase-like, producing the protein MAAAAAGATPATARKTLFTTTATLFSSSLTRGSRGRRSLSCSAAAAAAPRLVPQPPDLVRWVQREGGFVHPSLRVTDHPEHGLGVSAAAADGDIPPGDVLITLPGRLPLRLRRPTSAADDLLVQLAQQVPDELWAMKLGLRLLQERAKPDSFWWPYIANFPETFTVPIFFPGDDIKNLQYAPLLHQVNKRCRFLLEFEKEVRQKLDTVPLGDHPFYGQDVYSSSLGWAMSAASSRAFRLHGEIPMLLPLIDMCNHSFNPNARIVQEGSVNSSDMSVKVVAETKIEQNAAITLNYGCHPNDFFLLDYGFVITPNPYDQVELSYDGTLLDAASMAAGVSSPTFSAPAKWQEEILSQLSLHGEGAILKVSLGGPDIVDGRLLAALRVLLTADPEAVHKHDLKTLMSLDAQAPLGPTVEASALRTVLALCAIALQHFHTKIMEDEAILKWELPHTTELAVQFRLQKKFLIVDVMQNITRRIKMSPQKSTT
- the LOC120640951 gene encoding uncharacterized protein LOC120640951; translation: MHRPHSNGGDLPVTTPLVWIRGNPDPNPILSGIKASCDRRALRERMMMMDKAQEGQQQQQAAAAARVVHSQVRRIKQEEDERVKVHETYQHHVAEMRLVLRRDLGRQRSRSPLGRAARPGAISIGGDS